Proteins encoded together in one Vigna radiata var. radiata cultivar VC1973A unplaced genomic scaffold, Vradiata_ver6 scaffold_321, whole genome shotgun sequence window:
- the LOC106754642 gene encoding uncharacterized protein LOC106754642, producing the protein MATVQLQSLTLTRSSTLPSLTSPPIPVTARRNSAALPRYSGLRLRATVGTVFSTCAASRTTPRGGRIACEAQDTAVEVTAITDANWQSLVLESETPVLVEFWAPWCGPCRMIHPIIDELAKEYVGKLKCYKLNTDESPSTASRYGIRSIPTVIIFKNGEKKDTVIGAVPKTTLTSSIEKFL; encoded by the exons ATGGCCACCGTGCAACTTCAATCCCTAACCCTCACTCGCTCTTCTACACTCCCTTCCCTCACCTCTCCACCGATTCCCGTCACCGCCCGCCGCAACTCCGCTGCGCTGCCGCGTTACTCTGGCCTCCGGCTCCGAGCTACCGTTGGAACCGTTTTTTCGACTTGCGCCGCCTCGAGAACCACTCCTCGTGGCGGACGCATCGCTTGTGAGGCACAGGATACCGCCGTCGAAG TGACTGCTATTACTGATGCAAACTGGCAATCACTTGTGCTTGAATCCGAGACTCCCGTACTGGTTGAATTCTGGGCTCCATGGTGCGGTCCCTGCAGAATGATCCACCCGATAATCGATGAACTGGCCAAGGAATATGTTGGTAAGCTGAAGTGTTACAAACTCAATACTGATGAGAGCCCTTCAACTGCCAGCCGTTATGGGATTCGAAGTATTCCCACTgtcattatttttaagaatgGTGAGAAGAAAGATACAGTTATTGGAGCTGTGCCCAAGACAACATTGACCTCAAGCATAGAAAAATTCCTGTGA